The following proteins are encoded in a genomic region of Sorangiineae bacterium MSr12523:
- a CDS encoding crotonase/enoyl-CoA hydratase family protein: MSETKSEAGATTERKITTEKRGHVLLIGLDRPKKMNAFDVDMLRQLGDAFGVLEHDPELRVGVIFANGDHFTAGLDLANVAPHVTEGKIVLGDGAIDPWGIHGKRRTKPTVIAVHGRCLTLGIELCLAQDIVVAAADTRFAQIEIKRGIYPFGGATFRLVHTAGWGNAMRWLLTGDEFGADEALRIGLVQEVVREGRPLERALALAETIAAQAPLGVKATLESARRSINEEPAIRELIPEIIRLMATEDAREGLMSFIERRTARFSGK, translated from the coding sequence AGCGAGACCAAATCCGAAGCGGGTGCGACGACCGAGCGGAAGATCACCACGGAAAAGCGAGGGCATGTGCTTCTCATTGGGCTCGACCGGCCCAAGAAGATGAATGCGTTCGATGTCGATATGCTTCGCCAACTGGGCGATGCCTTCGGCGTTCTCGAACACGATCCCGAGTTGCGCGTTGGCGTGATTTTCGCGAATGGCGATCACTTCACGGCGGGCCTCGACCTGGCCAATGTGGCGCCGCACGTGACCGAGGGAAAGATCGTCTTGGGCGATGGCGCCATCGACCCCTGGGGAATCCATGGTAAACGGCGCACGAAGCCTACCGTCATCGCCGTGCATGGACGATGTCTCACCTTGGGTATCGAGCTATGCCTCGCCCAGGACATCGTCGTCGCGGCGGCCGATACGCGCTTTGCGCAAATTGAAATTAAGCGTGGAATCTACCCGTTTGGCGGGGCCACGTTCCGGCTCGTGCACACAGCGGGGTGGGGGAATGCCATGCGCTGGCTGCTCACCGGCGACGAATTCGGCGCCGACGAAGCCTTGCGCATCGGCCTCGTCCAAGAGGTCGTGCGCGAGGGCCGTCCGCTCGAGCGGGCCCTTGCCCTGGCTGAGACCATTGCCGCGCAGGCGCCGCTCGGGGTCAAAGCCACCCTCGAATCGGCCCGCCGCTCCATCAACGAGGAGCCTGCCATTCGGGAACTCATCCCCGAGATCATCCGCCTCATGGCCACGGAAGACGCGCGCGAAGGACTCATGTCCTTCATCGAACGCCGCACCGCGCGGTTCAGCGGCAAATAA
- a CDS encoding dipeptidase: MRRLLAMLVDHLQGVLVARVPIVLFALAASAAGCNSPRATSAPSEDAAASMLSSAQPKADETLEQRAARVHREAIIIDGHNDITMLMLAHNVDLADPEAKNKVMALQTDLPRMKAGGITGEFFSIYVEHTLAEKPTALGGGPARRALDMIDRVYQQAERHPESLLVATRADDVRKAKQEGKVACLMGIEGGHAIENSLATLREFHRLGVRYMTLTHTNTNDWADSAGINAAAPARHHGLSSFGEKVVREMQRIGMFVDISHVSDETAEQVLKLAKAPVIASHSSARALAPHRRNLSDDLLRAIAKNGGVAMINFYSGFLDTKFGEAEEAFAERHKKELADLRERAKTDPMGAREAKARLRASDPLPSVPFSVLIDHIEHVIAVAGIDHVGLGSDFDGVGAMPEGMDGIDSLPKITLELLRRGHSDEDVRKVLGGNFMRAFEAIEAYAKSTNTTLSGDGDTTLIESTMPDAGPSKSR, encoded by the coding sequence ATGCGAAGGTTACTTGCCATGCTCGTCGATCATCTTCAAGGCGTGCTCGTTGCTCGTGTTCCGATTGTCCTCTTCGCACTTGCAGCTTCTGCAGCGGGATGCAACTCACCGCGTGCGACATCGGCTCCGTCGGAGGACGCGGCCGCATCCATGTTGTCGAGTGCACAGCCAAAGGCGGACGAAACACTCGAACAGCGTGCTGCGCGCGTTCACAGGGAAGCGATCATCATCGACGGCCACAACGACATCACCATGCTGATGCTCGCCCACAACGTCGACCTGGCCGATCCCGAGGCCAAGAACAAGGTCATGGCGCTGCAGACGGATCTTCCTCGCATGAAGGCCGGCGGCATCACCGGGGAGTTCTTCTCGATTTACGTGGAGCACACGCTGGCGGAAAAGCCGACGGCGCTCGGTGGTGGCCCCGCACGCCGCGCACTCGACATGATCGACCGGGTGTACCAACAGGCCGAGCGCCACCCGGAGTCGCTCCTCGTGGCCACACGCGCGGACGACGTTCGCAAGGCGAAGCAGGAAGGCAAAGTGGCCTGTCTCATGGGCATCGAGGGCGGGCACGCCATCGAGAATTCGCTGGCCACGTTGCGCGAGTTTCATCGGCTCGGGGTGCGTTACATGACGCTGACGCACACGAACACGAACGACTGGGCCGACTCCGCCGGCATCAACGCGGCCGCGCCGGCGCGGCACCATGGCCTGAGCTCCTTTGGCGAAAAGGTGGTGCGCGAGATGCAGCGCATCGGCATGTTCGTCGACATTTCCCATGTCTCCGACGAGACGGCCGAACAGGTACTGAAGCTGGCCAAGGCCCCCGTGATCGCGTCGCACTCGTCGGCCCGAGCGCTCGCGCCACACCGGCGCAATTTGAGCGACGACCTGTTGAGGGCCATCGCCAAGAATGGCGGGGTGGCCATGATCAATTTTTACTCGGGATTTCTCGATACGAAGTTCGGCGAGGCGGAGGAGGCCTTCGCCGAACGGCACAAGAAGGAGCTGGCCGACCTTCGCGAGCGCGCCAAAACGGATCCCATGGGCGCGCGGGAGGCGAAGGCGCGCCTTCGCGCGAGCGATCCGCTACCAAGCGTGCCCTTTTCGGTGCTCATCGATCACATCGAGCATGTGATTGCCGTTGCGGGCATCGACCACGTGGGGCTGGGCTCCGACTTCGACGGCGTGGGTGCGATGCCCGAGGGCATGGACGGCATCGACAGCCTGCCCAAGATTACCTTGGAGCTTCTGCGGCGAGGCCATAGCGACGAGGACGTGCGAAAGGTCCTGGGCGGTAATTTCATGCGAGCCTTCGAGGCCATCGAGGCATACGCCAAATCGACGAATACGACCTTGTCCGGCGACGGCGATACGACCTTGATCGAATCGACGATGCCGGACGCAGGCCCCTCGAAATCGCGATGA
- a CDS encoding metallophosphoesterase: MHEPEPAQQVASAAASTHAAPANAAPKPLSSRISREAPARIVAIGDLHGDLDKTRRVLRLAGAIDANDVWIGGKLTIVQTGDEIDRGDDDRKILDLVEKLKGDAKKAGGEFIALVGNHELMNAVFDFRYVTPGAYRAFGDLTAADPNTAAFLSQLDPSARGRAAAFAPGGRYAAMLADRPLFVKVGDSVFVHGGILPKHVAYGLDKMNDDVSAWLLAKKERPPQVVVADDGPVWTRAYSTPGEERCTMLEEALQGIGAKRMIMGHTVQNGGITEACNRKAWRIDVGLSHYYGGPVQALEIKGDTITALKEPG; the protein is encoded by the coding sequence GTGCACGAGCCGGAGCCGGCGCAGCAGGTCGCGTCGGCGGCGGCATCGACGCACGCGGCCCCGGCGAACGCCGCACCGAAGCCGCTTTCGAGCCGCATCTCGCGGGAGGCTCCCGCGCGCATCGTGGCCATTGGCGATCTCCATGGCGACTTGGACAAGACGCGTCGCGTGCTGCGCCTCGCGGGCGCCATCGATGCGAACGACGTGTGGATCGGTGGAAAGCTGACCATCGTCCAGACCGGCGACGAGATCGACCGCGGGGACGACGACCGCAAGATTCTCGATCTCGTGGAGAAGCTGAAAGGCGACGCGAAGAAAGCAGGGGGCGAGTTCATCGCGCTGGTGGGCAATCACGAGCTCATGAACGCGGTGTTCGATTTTCGCTACGTCACCCCGGGTGCGTATCGCGCATTCGGCGACCTTACGGCGGCCGATCCCAACACCGCGGCCTTTCTCTCGCAGCTCGATCCGAGCGCGCGGGGGCGTGCGGCGGCGTTTGCGCCGGGCGGGCGCTATGCGGCCATGCTTGCGGACCGGCCTCTGTTCGTGAAAGTCGGCGACAGCGTGTTCGTGCACGGCGGCATCCTGCCGAAGCACGTGGCCTACGGGCTCGACAAGATGAACGACGACGTCAGCGCGTGGCTTCTGGCCAAGAAGGAGCGCCCGCCGCAGGTGGTGGTCGCCGACGACGGGCCCGTGTGGACCCGCGCGTACTCCACCCCGGGCGAAGAGCGATGCACCATGCTGGAGGAAGCGCTCCAGGGCATCGGCGCCAAGCGCATGATCATGGGCCACACGGTCCAAAACGGCGGCATCACCGAAGCGTGCAACCGCAAAGCGTGGCGCATCGACGTGGGGCTATCGCACTACTACGGAGGGCCGGTCCAGGCGCTCGAAATCAAGGGCGATACGATCACGGCGCTGAAGGAACCAGGTTGA
- a CDS encoding NAD(P)/FAD-dependent oxidoreductase, protein MDMGQHVTVAIIGTGFSGLCMAIKLKEAGIDDFVLLERAGAIGGTWRDNTYPGCACDVPSHLYSLSFEPSARWSRVYAQQPEIRSYLERCFDKYAVRPHVRFHTKVVGAAFEDDRWRIRIEGGHEITADVLVAGAGGLSNPAYPKLRGRERFRGEQFHSATWNHDYDLTGKRVAVIGTGASAIQFIPEIQPKVGKLTLFQRTAPWVLRRPDRAFHPAEKFLFEKVPAIRWLYRQKIYWQHEWRAFGFTIYPPMLKVAARMGKAHIRRSIKNPELRKKVTPAFTPGCKRILMSNDYYQSLDQPNVDVLTNGIAEVKEHSIVTDDGREIPVDAIIYGTGFAVHEYIGPVDIRGRNGIDLATAWKDGAEAYLGTTISGFPNLFILTGPNTGLGHNSMVYMIESQVHYVMECIKLMRERSLSFVDVREDLQKKYNESLQNRLKGSVWSTGCASWYLNENGKNTTLWPSFTFAFRARTRRFEPADYELGQKGLHLVKGKPKPQERAANKLNGRANPA, encoded by the coding sequence ATGGACATGGGTCAGCATGTCACCGTTGCGATCATTGGCACTGGTTTTTCGGGCTTGTGCATGGCCATCAAGCTCAAAGAAGCGGGGATCGACGATTTCGTGCTGCTCGAACGCGCCGGCGCCATCGGTGGAACCTGGCGCGACAACACATACCCCGGTTGCGCCTGCGATGTGCCCTCGCACTTGTACTCGCTCTCGTTCGAGCCGAGCGCCCGGTGGTCGCGCGTTTACGCCCAGCAGCCGGAGATCCGCTCCTACCTCGAGCGATGCTTCGATAAGTACGCAGTCCGTCCGCACGTTCGTTTCCACACCAAGGTGGTGGGCGCCGCGTTCGAGGACGACCGATGGCGCATCCGAATCGAGGGCGGCCACGAAATCACCGCAGATGTTCTCGTGGCCGGCGCCGGTGGGCTCAGCAATCCGGCGTACCCCAAACTGCGCGGGCGCGAGCGCTTCCGCGGCGAGCAGTTCCACTCGGCCACGTGGAATCATGACTACGACTTGACCGGCAAGCGCGTCGCCGTGATTGGCACGGGCGCCAGCGCCATCCAGTTCATTCCGGAGATCCAACCCAAGGTCGGGAAGCTCACGCTCTTCCAACGCACCGCCCCATGGGTGCTGCGCCGGCCCGACCGGGCGTTTCATCCCGCGGAGAAGTTCCTTTTCGAAAAGGTGCCGGCCATCCGCTGGCTCTATCGCCAAAAGATTTACTGGCAGCACGAGTGGCGCGCCTTCGGCTTCACGATCTATCCGCCGATGCTGAAGGTCGCGGCCCGCATGGGCAAGGCGCACATTCGCCGCAGCATCAAGAACCCCGAGTTGCGCAAGAAGGTCACCCCCGCCTTCACCCCCGGTTGCAAGCGCATCTTGATGTCGAACGATTACTACCAGTCCCTCGACCAGCCCAACGTCGACGTGCTCACCAACGGCATCGCCGAGGTGAAGGAGCACTCCATCGTCACCGATGACGGCCGCGAAATCCCCGTGGATGCCATCATCTACGGCACCGGCTTCGCGGTCCACGAGTACATCGGCCCGGTCGACATCCGCGGGCGCAACGGCATCGATCTGGCCACCGCATGGAAAGATGGAGCGGAAGCTTACTTGGGGACGACCATTTCGGGCTTCCCGAATTTATTCATCCTCACGGGCCCCAATACCGGCCTGGGTCACAACTCGATGGTCTATATGATCGAGTCCCAGGTGCACTACGTCATGGAGTGCATCAAACTGATGCGAGAGCGCTCTCTATCCTTCGTCGACGTACGTGAAGATTTGCAGAAGAAATACAATGAGAGCCTCCAGAATCGACTCAAGGGATCCGTCTGGAGCACGGGATGCGCAAGCTGGTACCTGAACGAGAACGGCAAAAATACGACATTGTGGCCAAGTTTCACCTTCGCGTTCCGCGCCCGCACCCGCCGCTTCGAACCTGCCGATTACGAGCTCGGCCAGAAGGGCCTTCATCTGGTGAAGGGCAAGCCGAAGCCGCAGGAGCGCGCCGCCAACAAATTGAACGGACGCGCCAACCCGGCCTAG
- a CDS encoding TetR/AcrR family transcriptional regulator — MKTGISAGSAGSSGSAAKTSGRARPAKGKREAKAARPRERMSVDERREQLVALGLAAFSAQPYDEVSLDEIARAAGVSRALIFHYFPTKRDFYIATMQAAASEFLAATVEEAGTPLERLHLGLEGHFRYVEEHASGYSALLRGGIGSDPEILKIVELTRTHILKVILAELPEGVRSTPVMRSALRGWIGFVEAIALDWIDHRDVSSAELKTVALKTLANLLGEHAARFS, encoded by the coding sequence ATGAAAACGGGTATTTCTGCTGGTTCTGCCGGTTCCTCTGGCTCGGCGGCCAAGACGAGTGGCCGCGCCCGTCCGGCGAAGGGAAAGCGCGAGGCGAAGGCAGCGCGCCCCCGCGAGCGCATGAGCGTCGACGAGCGGCGCGAGCAGCTCGTCGCATTGGGCCTCGCGGCCTTTTCCGCGCAGCCCTACGACGAGGTTTCCCTCGACGAAATTGCACGCGCCGCCGGCGTCTCCCGCGCGCTCATTTTTCATTACTTCCCCACGAAGCGCGACTTCTACATCGCCACGATGCAGGCCGCGGCGTCGGAGTTTCTCGCGGCCACGGTGGAGGAGGCGGGCACGCCGCTCGAGCGGTTGCACCTCGGCCTCGAGGGTCACTTCCGCTACGTCGAGGAGCACGCCTCCGGGTACTCCGCGCTTTTGCGCGGCGGCATCGGCAGCGATCCGGAGATTCTGAAGATCGTCGAGCTGACGCGAACGCACATTCTCAAGGTGATTCTCGCAGAGCTCCCCGAGGGCGTGCGCTCCACCCCCGTGATGCGCTCCGCACTCCGCGGTTGGATCGGTTTCGTCGAGGCCATCGCCCTCGACTGGATCGACCACCGCGACGTCTCCAGCGCCGAGCTAAAGACCGTCGCGCTGAAAACGCTGGCCAACCTGCTGGGCGAGCACGCCGCCCGTTTTTCGTGA
- a CDS encoding SDR family NAD(P)-dependent oxidoreductase — translation MSLPQQPRSVVTGGGSGLGRALCIELAKRGARLLVADLRKDTAEETAILARDAGASEVIAVAVDVAKSDEVEKLAAEAESRFGGTDLLVNNAGVATAGATGEVPLADWEWIVGINLWGVVYGCHHFVPKMKERRSGHILNVASAAGLLCAPQMGPYNVTKAGVVALSETLYAELGSFDIGVTVLCPMFFKTGIIENSRLTNPQERDLGQRLLDREKLNANDVALRALDAVEKKHLYAVPMANGRWLWRMKRTAPETFHWASGGIFTKMKKRFAGAAK, via the coding sequence ATGAGCCTTCCCCAACAACCTCGATCGGTCGTCACTGGTGGCGGCAGCGGCCTTGGTCGCGCGCTCTGTATCGAATTGGCCAAACGCGGCGCGCGCCTCCTCGTCGCGGATCTACGCAAAGATACCGCGGAGGAAACCGCGATTTTGGCCCGCGATGCGGGCGCCTCGGAAGTCATCGCCGTGGCTGTCGACGTGGCGAAGTCGGACGAGGTCGAGAAGCTCGCCGCCGAGGCCGAGTCGCGCTTCGGCGGGACGGACTTGCTCGTGAACAACGCGGGCGTGGCCACCGCAGGCGCGACGGGCGAAGTGCCGCTGGCCGATTGGGAGTGGATCGTCGGCATCAATTTGTGGGGCGTCGTCTACGGCTGCCATCACTTCGTGCCGAAGATGAAAGAGCGCCGCTCGGGCCACATCCTCAATGTTGCCTCGGCCGCGGGTTTGCTCTGCGCCCCGCAAATGGGCCCGTACAACGTGACCAAGGCGGGCGTGGTGGCCCTCTCCGAGACGCTCTATGCCGAGCTGGGGTCGTTCGACATCGGCGTCACCGTTCTCTGTCCGATGTTCTTCAAGACCGGCATCATCGAGAACTCACGCCTCACCAACCCGCAAGAACGCGACCTCGGCCAGCGCCTTCTCGACCGCGAAAAACTCAACGCCAACGACGTTGCACTCCGCGCGCTCGACGCCGTGGAAAAGAAGCATCTCTACGCCGTCCCCATGGCCAACGGCCGCTGGCTCTGGCGCATGAAACGCACCGCCCCCGAAACCTTCCACTGGGCCTCCGGCGGCATCTTCACGAAGATGAAAAAGCGCTTCGCCGGCGCCGCAAAGTAA
- a CDS encoding HEAT repeat domain-containing protein, whose amino-acid sequence MPAEPPLPAPSLQPPEPPRPKIAFVGQKRCAECHTKENTAFSHDWHARALSRATPSYVVGRFGNLHFKGSSSEAWMLREKNYQVRTTGADGEVTSFSVDWVLGGKRMQDPVTVFPDGRWQVLPVYYHVTGKGEWVDYTENKQGSLSPDHPFFWANFRRMANRECLDCHVTGMDVRYERASHQWRTEMADPGVTCESCHGPGGKHAESLDPDDIVRPHKVSPEIAMGICAQCHGPRNPLYPVLDGDHHFVAGQPYEEHFQPLGYVDGKQHSGDFFADGRPKTSSFEYQALLQSRCHSKGKATCLTCHTAPHESHDADEMKIPNAAAKKDAPTKTDASACKGCHENIFASAKAHSHHTAPAAQSCVACHMPKVVTGVLDTFADHSIDVPAPENTRKHGIPNACNACHQHEKETPEAMASAIASWWPQAATRTQRRVRVADAFDENTKAQSLAALKAVIADDAEAALVRGAAAQLLAERFPKEAHAVVPLLRAADPMLRTRAVQALGMAETKNAADDVARLSRDPSPFVREASALVLAQFGDGRAESNLRALTSVAPSNALPRPHAILGFALSKRGQLDDAIKELERAVDIQPYFVDALVVLADLYAKQNRLDQTRARLEEALRFDAQNPGVKQRLRVLSGGAAPQAGPGAAGAP is encoded by the coding sequence GTGCCTGCCGAGCCCCCCCTTCCGGCCCCCTCCCTACAGCCGCCCGAACCGCCGCGACCCAAGATTGCCTTCGTCGGCCAAAAGCGGTGCGCCGAGTGCCACACCAAGGAGAACACTGCCTTTTCGCACGACTGGCACGCGCGCGCCTTGTCGCGCGCCACGCCCTCGTACGTGGTCGGCCGCTTTGGCAATTTGCACTTCAAGGGCAGCTCCAGCGAGGCCTGGATGCTCCGCGAGAAGAATTACCAAGTACGAACCACGGGCGCGGACGGAGAGGTCACCTCTTTTTCCGTCGATTGGGTGCTCGGCGGAAAGCGCATGCAAGATCCCGTCACGGTTTTTCCCGATGGGCGCTGGCAGGTGCTGCCGGTCTATTACCACGTGACCGGCAAGGGCGAGTGGGTCGACTACACCGAGAACAAGCAGGGTTCTCTCTCACCGGATCATCCCTTCTTCTGGGCGAATTTCCGCCGCATGGCCAATCGCGAATGCCTCGATTGCCACGTCACCGGCATGGATGTCCGCTACGAGCGCGCCTCGCATCAATGGCGCACCGAGATGGCCGATCCCGGGGTCACCTGCGAGAGCTGCCACGGGCCCGGAGGCAAACACGCCGAGTCGCTCGATCCCGACGACATCGTGCGCCCGCACAAGGTATCCCCCGAGATTGCCATGGGCATTTGTGCGCAATGCCATGGTCCGCGCAATCCGCTCTATCCCGTGCTCGATGGCGACCACCACTTCGTCGCCGGGCAGCCCTACGAGGAGCATTTTCAGCCGCTCGGATACGTCGACGGAAAGCAGCACTCGGGAGACTTTTTCGCCGATGGGCGGCCCAAAACGTCGAGCTTCGAGTACCAGGCGCTCCTTCAATCGCGCTGCCACTCGAAGGGAAAGGCCACCTGCCTCACGTGCCACACGGCGCCGCACGAAAGCCACGACGCCGATGAAATGAAGATCCCCAACGCTGCGGCGAAAAAGGACGCGCCGACGAAGACCGATGCGAGCGCGTGCAAAGGTTGCCACGAGAACATTTTCGCGTCGGCCAAAGCACATTCGCACCATACGGCGCCCGCGGCGCAGAGTTGCGTTGCGTGCCATATGCCCAAGGTCGTCACCGGCGTGCTCGACACCTTCGCGGACCATTCCATCGACGTGCCCGCGCCGGAAAATACGAGGAAGCACGGGATCCCCAACGCGTGCAATGCCTGCCATCAGCACGAGAAAGAAACGCCGGAGGCCATGGCCAGCGCCATCGCCTCGTGGTGGCCGCAAGCCGCCACACGCACGCAGCGGCGCGTTCGCGTTGCCGATGCCTTCGACGAGAACACCAAGGCCCAGAGCCTCGCTGCTCTCAAGGCGGTGATCGCCGACGATGCCGAAGCTGCCCTCGTGCGGGGCGCCGCCGCGCAACTCCTCGCCGAGCGATTTCCCAAGGAGGCACATGCCGTCGTGCCGCTTCTGCGTGCGGCCGATCCGATGTTGCGCACGCGCGCGGTGCAGGCGCTGGGCATGGCCGAGACGAAAAACGCGGCCGACGACGTGGCGCGCCTCTCGCGCGATCCCTCGCCCTTCGTGCGCGAGGCGAGTGCGCTGGTGCTCGCGCAATTCGGCGATGGCCGCGCCGAGTCGAACCTGCGCGCGCTCACCAGCGTGGCCCCCTCGAATGCGTTGCCGCGACCGCATGCCATCCTGGGATTTGCGCTGTCGAAACGAGGTCAGCTCGACGATGCGATCAAGGAGCTGGAACGCGCGGTGGACATTCAGCCCTACTTTGTCGACGCCCTCGTCGTGCTCGCCGATCTGTATGCGAAGCAAAACCGACTCGATCAAACGCGCGCACGGCTCGAAGAGGCGCTCCGCTTCGATGCGCAAAATCCCGGGGTAAAACAGCGTCTTCGCGTACTGTCAGGAGGAGCGGCCCCGCAAGCGGGTCCTGGGGCGGCCGGGGCTCCCTGA
- a CDS encoding pyridoxal-dependent decarboxylase, with translation MDAVFSNLYQRIVGWEQGARNVPVTPRMSRREIREELAPLDFSRPYDLADLVDRVANLLEKGAVHPNHPRYFGLFNPGVRRAGIVADALVALYNPQMGGWWHAPAACEIEAHTLAHLARKIGLDPSASFATFTTGGSEANLTGVLCGLAHVFPGYAKGGVAASGNAPVFYGSDQAHDSFVKIARSTGLGEKAFRRVRSDARQRLDVDDLRAAIARDRAEGKSPFLVVATVGTTSTGAIDPVADIASLCKDEGLWLHADAAWGGIALLSEAARAHVADLALADSITWDAHKTFPVPMGAGMFFARTRAPSEAIFSVHTAYVPDAEPGTIDLYQQTIQWSRRFIGLKIFLTLAELGNAGMAKLVDHQMRMGVHLREALAGAGFRLTNDSPLPIACFAHEGRLPPAEIARRVAAEGHAWLSEVRLGNGAHWLRACITHHDTGPEDIRQLVAAVQNITSV, from the coding sequence ATGGATGCAGTGTTCTCGAACCTTTACCAGCGCATCGTGGGATGGGAGCAGGGCGCACGGAACGTACCGGTCACACCGCGCATGTCGCGCCGGGAAATCCGCGAGGAGCTCGCCCCATTGGACTTCTCGCGTCCGTACGATCTGGCGGATCTCGTCGATCGCGTGGCCAATTTGCTCGAAAAGGGTGCGGTGCATCCGAATCATCCGCGCTACTTCGGGCTATTCAACCCGGGGGTCCGGCGCGCAGGCATCGTCGCCGATGCACTGGTCGCCCTGTACAATCCGCAGATGGGCGGCTGGTGGCATGCACCGGCCGCGTGCGAAATCGAAGCGCATACCCTGGCGCATCTGGCCCGCAAAATAGGCCTGGATCCATCCGCGTCGTTTGCGACCTTCACCACGGGTGGCTCGGAGGCGAACCTCACGGGGGTGCTCTGCGGGCTCGCGCACGTCTTTCCCGGTTATGCGAAGGGCGGCGTGGCCGCATCCGGGAATGCGCCGGTGTTCTATGGCTCGGACCAAGCGCACGACTCGTTCGTCAAGATTGCGCGCAGCACGGGGCTCGGGGAAAAGGCTTTTCGCCGGGTGCGCAGCGATGCCCGTCAAAGGCTCGACGTCGACGATCTGCGCGCGGCCATCGCACGGGATCGCGCCGAAGGGAAATCGCCCTTTCTCGTGGTGGCCACGGTGGGGACGACCTCCACGGGCGCCATCGATCCCGTGGCCGATATCGCATCCCTCTGCAAAGACGAGGGCCTGTGGCTTCACGCCGATGCGGCATGGGGCGGGATTGCGCTGCTCTCGGAGGCGGCCCGCGCGCACGTTGCCGACTTGGCGCTCGCCGATTCCATCACCTGGGACGCGCACAAGACCTTCCCCGTTCCCATGGGGGCGGGCATGTTCTTCGCGCGCACCCGCGCGCCGAGCGAGGCCATTTTTTCGGTGCACACGGCCTATGTGCCCGACGCCGAACCCGGGACCATCGACCTTTACCAGCAAACCATCCAATGGTCGCGCCGGTTCATTGGACTCAAAATTTTCCTCACGCTCGCGGAGCTCGGGAACGCGGGTATGGCGAAGCTCGTCGATCATCAAATGCGCATGGGCGTGCATCTGCGCGAGGCGCTTGCCGGCGCGGGCTTTCGCCTGACCAACGATTCGCCTTTGCCCATTGCCTGTTTTGCACATGAGGGTCGTTTGCCACCCGCCGAGATCGCGCGGCGCGTGGCGGCCGAAGGTCATGCGTGGCTGTCCGAGGTGCGCTTGGGCAATGGAGCCCATTGGCTGCGGGCCTGTATTACGCACCACGACACGGGGCCGGAGGACATTCGCCAATTGGTTGCGGCTGTGCAAAACATTACATCCGTGTAA
- a CDS encoding Lrp/AsnC family transcriptional regulator: MVLDRIDFEILDALQNDARLSNKELAAKVDLAPSSCLTRVRALSEAGILRGHHADVDTSALGIGLQALLSIRLVKHNSEMCRALYQYMLGLPETLAVFHVTGVNDLQVHVALRNVEHLRELIVERVATRPQVAHCETSVIYASDRKHRMPCYRDEATPTKAESRSTRSGPKKRRR; this comes from the coding sequence ATGGTGCTCGACCGAATCGACTTCGAAATTTTGGACGCTTTGCAGAACGATGCTCGGTTATCGAACAAAGAACTCGCGGCAAAGGTCGATTTGGCGCCGTCCAGCTGCCTCACCCGGGTGCGCGCATTGAGCGAGGCGGGCATTCTCCGCGGCCACCATGCCGACGTCGACACCTCGGCGCTCGGCATCGGCCTGCAGGCGCTGTTGTCCATTCGCCTGGTGAAGCACAACAGCGAGATGTGCCGCGCCCTCTACCAGTACATGCTCGGCCTACCCGAGACCCTCGCCGTCTTCCACGTCACCGGCGTAAACGATCTCCAGGTCCACGTCGCCCTGCGCAACGTCGAGCACCTGCGCGAGCTCATCGTCGAAAGGGTCGCCACCCGCCCCCAAGTCGCCCACTGCGAAACCTCGGTCATCTACGCCTCCGACCGCAAGCACCGCATGCCCTGCTACCGCGACGAAGCCACCCCCACAAAAGCGGAAAGCCGAAGCACCCGCTCCGGCCCAAAGAAACGCAGAAGATAA